The genome window ATAGCCCTTACAGGTAAGCTGTTACCACAGACACTTGTGTTCCTGACTATCTTCTTGGGGTATGAATGGTATGTCTATGGCTATCTGAACTTTCCACATCCCGGTGGCATACTCATGATTATCTTCCTTGCCGTTCTTACCGTATTGTCTTCCCAAGGCTTCGGTGTCTTCGTCTTCGGTCTGATGCCTTCCTTGCGAATGTCGATGAGTGTGTGCTCTCTCTGGGCAGTCGTAGGCTTCTCTGCCTGCGGTGCAACTTTCCCGCTCTTTGCAATGGACGGTATGATAGAGGCTTTGGCACAGATTGTTCCGCTGCGTCACTATTATATGATCTATCAGATATGCGTCTTCAATGGTTATCCGTTGATTGATGCTTGGGTGAATGTCGTTGCGCTGGTAGCCTTTGCCACTCTTCCTATCCTTGTGATACGGAACATAAAACGAGCAATGGTGGAGTATGTGTATATACCATAGAACCTCCCCCAACTAACGTTAACTGACCGAAAGGAGGTACAGAAGGTTTCGGGATATGGCAAAGGGAAAGATGCTATAAGAATCTATCATAGCCTGTTCCTATTATGCATTACATGTCATCCGCTCATCATTGCCTAAATAACCTCTCATGAACGAGGACTCAATAAACTGTCAATCATGTCAGAAACAAAGAATACAACAGCCCATACCAACACAAAGAAAGCAAGCTCAGGATTGCTGAGTTTTCTCTCTTCGCTTTGCTATATATGGTGGCTGGAAATGAAAAGTACGGTTAAGGATGAAGGAGTCTTGATTTTCTTCCTCCTTGTTCCTTTGGCTTATCCGCTGCTTTACTCATGGATATATAATAATGAGGTGGTGCGCGAGGTGCCTGTTGCTATCGTCGACCTCTCCCACTCTTCTTCTTCCCGTGAGTTCATCCGTAACTTTGATGCGTCACCAGATGTGCATGCTGCCTATTATTGCAACAACCTTCTGGAGGCACAGGCGCTGGTGGGAGAACAGGCTGTACATGGCGTACTCTATTTCCCCAGTGATTTTGACCGTACACTGAACCGTGGCGACCAGGCGCATGTGGGCGTATATTGTGATATGAGTCTGATGCTTACTTATAAGGCTATCTATCAGACTGCACTGGCTGTATCGCTCAAAATGGGTGCTGAACGGCAGAAACCCCATACGTTCTCATTTACAGAACGGGACGAAGAACTGAACACTGAACCTATGGTTGTTGATGCACAACCGATTTTCAACACGACAGGAGGCTATGGCAATGCCATTCTGCCGGGTGTTCTGATTCTTATTCTGCAACAGACCCTGCTTCTCGGTATCGGACTATCGGCTGGAACTGCACGTGAGAACAACCGCTTTCAGGACCTTGTTCCTATCGGCAGACATTACGACGGGATCATGAAGATAGTACTCGGAAAATCGTCCTGTTACCTCATGATTTATTGTGTCATGTCAGCTTACATCACGATGGCAGTACCCTACTTCTTCAACTTTACGATGCTTGCCCGTCCTGCCGACCTCTTCTGGCTTCTCCTGCCTTATCTGTTAGCGGTCATCTTCTTCGGGATGACCCTCTCCTGCCTCGTGCGTTATCGCGAGAACGTAATGCTTCTGGTGGTCTTCACGTCTATCCCTTTCCTGTTCCTTACAGGCGCCTCGTGGCCGCAGAGCAATATTCCTGGAGTATGGCAGGGTTTCAGTTGGCTCATTCCTTCCACCTTCGGTGTGCGTGGTTATCTGCGAATAGCATCCATGGGAGCAACATTCAACGATATTCTTCCTGAAGTCCGTGCATTATGGATACAGACAACTGTTTATTTTATAACCACCTGTCTTGTCTACAGATACCAGATTATCAGCGCACGTAAACATGCTATTTCTCACTATCAGATGATACAAGACAGAATCAAGACGGCACGTGAGAAAAAGCCAATGGATGAATAAATATTCTGGGGGAAAACTTTAATATACAACACACTTCATAGATAAATAAATAAGTAGAACACTTTACAGCAGGTAGACCACCTATGTTTGTAAGTATTTTTCATCACCTCTATTATTATTAAGGCTTAATTGGCTTTGAAAAGACGCCCTTTTGGCTTGCAAAAGATGCCCTTTAGAGGTCTTACTAACGCCCTTTTAAAGTCCAATTAGGCACCTTTTCTTGCATGACTTTGTAACAAGTTTATAATAAGATGGTTACAAAGGTGTTCAAAAGGTGCTTTTTTGTTTCTTAAAAGTAAAGATTGCAAGGAATGATGTAAAGAAAATTCAACACCGTACTACAGCGTTGCTTATTTTAATTATCCCCAGTGTTATACTTTATAAGAATATTTTCCAAACAATGAATGTCAATTTTATCACAATTAATCTCAATTTTATCGTACATATCTGGTAATGATATGGTATCAATAATGTTATACTCTTCTAAATCCACAACAATAACTTCTAATTCAGTTGCAATAAATAATTTTTGGTTAAACTTTACCATTTCACAAAAAAGAAACATTAAGTCCAAATACATAATTCTGTGTTTCTTTTCAAAATCATAAATAGCAAAATTTTGCTCGATGCCTATTGCATATATTTTCGAAGATAAATCTAAAAACTGAGGTAGTAATAGGTCGCTCGACCAAGCAATTTTTGTATGTGAATCGGCATTGATTATTTTTCCATATTTCCGATAAAAATCATTATGACAGTTATCAAAAATGGCTTCATAATCTAATTCTTTATATGTATTATGATCAATAATTTTAATTCTCATTTCTTCTGTGCATTTAGTAAAGTAAGTGGGGATATGAGTTCATACGTCTATTTCTGAACATCGACAATAGAATGTATGAACCTGTATCCCCACAACTATAATTTCTTTTTATCTCTCTTTTGAGCGTATAAGAACTCTTTGTTTATGCGCTAAAAGATTTCAAAATAAGACCGAAGAAGATTGGTACTTACTTTGATGCGTCTCTATGTAGCACACTTCCGTTAGCCTGATGAGTGGCAAGAACAAGCACTTCGGCAATCTGAACGTGTGCAGGAGCAGAAGCTGCATAGAAAACAACATCGGCAATATCAGTACCAGTGAGCGGTTTTACACCATGATAGACTTTGTCAGCACGGGCATCATCGCCATGGAAGCGGACGTTAGAGAAGTTGGTTTCAACAAGTCCCGGCTTCACAGTAGTTACACGCACAGATGTATGTGCAAGGTCTATACGGAGCCCATCGGTAATAGTCTTCACGGCGGCTTTCGTTCCACAATAGACATTGCCACCAGCATAGGCTGCATCACCAGCTACAGAACCGATATTAATAACGTGGCCGCTGTTGTGTTTTACCATCCTTGGTACGACGAGTCGTGTCATGGTTAAGAGTCCTTTGATGTTGGTATCAATCATCGTTTCCCAATCCTCAAAACTTCCCTCGTACTCTGGTTCCAGACCAAGTGCCAGACCAGCATTATTGATAAGGACATCAATCTGCTGCCAGTCGAGCGGCAGACTGTTGATAGCTGCAGTTGCAGCCTTACGGTTCCGCACGTCAAAAGCGAGAGCCAGTACCCTTGTGCCTTTTACTTCGAGTTCTTTCTTCAGGTCGGCAAGGTGTTGTGCCCTGCGTCCTGTAATGATAATATCGTATCCTTCCTGTGCAAACTTACGTGCACAGGCTTCACCAATTCCACTGGTAGCACCAGTTACCAATACTGTTTTCTTCATATTATGATCAAGTTATTTTAAAAGACAATACAAATGTTTTAAGACTGAGTAAACACAAGAGCATCCGACTATTTCCATCAGCAGCCAACCGTAGACCGGCTGACAAGGAGCGTATATTACTTATTCGACACTGCCACTCCTACCAATATCAGTGCACTACCCACATAAGCTATGGCTGTCATAGGTTCGTTAAGGAAGATGGCACTGGTGACGACAGTAGTAATCGGGTTGAGATACAGGTAGTTTGATGATGTCATAGCACCAATCTTTGCAATGACGAGTGTCCAGAGAACAAAACAAAGAAATGATGCAAT of Prevotella fusca JCM 17724 contains these proteins:
- a CDS encoding SDR family oxidoreductase, translated to MKKTVLVTGATSGIGEACARKFAQEGYDIIITGRRAQHLADLKKELEVKGTRVLALAFDVRNRKAATAAINSLPLDWQQIDVLINNAGLALGLEPEYEGSFEDWETMIDTNIKGLLTMTRLVVPRMVKHNSGHVINIGSVAGDAAYAGGNVYCGTKAAVKTITDGLRIDLAHTSVRVTTVKPGLVETNFSNVRFHGDDARADKVYHGVKPLTGTDIADVVFYAASAPAHVQIAEVLVLATHQANGSVLHRDASK
- a CDS encoding ABC transporter permease produces the protein MSETKNTTAHTNTKKASSGLLSFLSSLCYIWWLEMKSTVKDEGVLIFFLLVPLAYPLLYSWIYNNEVVREVPVAIVDLSHSSSSREFIRNFDASPDVHAAYYCNNLLEAQALVGEQAVHGVLYFPSDFDRTLNRGDQAHVGVYCDMSLMLTYKAIYQTALAVSLKMGAERQKPHTFSFTERDEELNTEPMVVDAQPIFNTTGGYGNAILPGVLILILQQTLLLGIGLSAGTARENNRFQDLVPIGRHYDGIMKIVLGKSSCYLMIYCVMSAYITMAVPYFFNFTMLARPADLFWLLLPYLLAVIFFGMTLSCLVRYRENVMLLVVFTSIPFLFLTGASWPQSNIPGVWQGFSWLIPSTFGVRGYLRIASMGATFNDILPEVRALWIQTTVYFITTCLVYRYQIISARKHAISHYQMIQDRIKTAREKKPMDE